From a region of the Ovis aries strain OAR_USU_Benz2616 breed Rambouillet chromosome 2, ARS-UI_Ramb_v3.0, whole genome shotgun sequence genome:
- the ORMDL1 gene encoding ORM1-like protein 1 isoform X1, whose product MCSSEKKGANMNVGVAHSEVNPNTRVMNSRGMWLTYALGVGLLHIVLLSIPFFSVPVAWTLTNVIHNLGMYVFLHAVKGTPFETPDQGKARLLTHWEQLDYGVQFTSSRKFFTISPIILYFLASFYTKYDTTHFILNTASLLSVLIPKMPQLHGVRIFGINKY is encoded by the exons ATGTGCAGCTCCGAGAAGAAAGG CGCAAACATGAATGTTGGCGTTGCCCACAGCGAGGTGAATCCGAATACCCGGGTAATGAACAGCCGTGGTATGTGGCTGACATATGCATTGGGAGTTGGCTTGCTTCACATTGTTTTACTCagtattcccttcttcagtgttCCTGTTGCTTGGACTTTAACAAATGTTATACATAATCTG GGGATGTATGTATTTTTGCATGCAGTAAAAGGAACACCTTTCGAAACTCCTGACCAGGGTAAAGCAAGGCTCCTAACTCATTGGGAACAACTGGACTATGGAGTACAGTTTACATCTTCACGGAAGTTTTTCACAATTTCTCCAATAATTCT ATATTTTCTGGCAAGTTTCTATACGAAGTATGATACAACTCACTTCATCCTAAACACAGCTTCTCTCCTGAGTGTGCTGATTCCCAAAATGCCACAGCTACATGGTGTTCGGATCTTTGGAATTAATAAGTATTGA
- the ORMDL1 gene encoding ORM1-like protein 1 isoform X2, which translates to MNVGVAHSEVNPNTRVMNSRGMWLTYALGVGLLHIVLLSIPFFSVPVAWTLTNVIHNLGMYVFLHAVKGTPFETPDQGKARLLTHWEQLDYGVQFTSSRKFFTISPIILYFLASFYTKYDTTHFILNTASLLSVLIPKMPQLHGVRIFGINKY; encoded by the exons ATGAATGTTGGCGTTGCCCACAGCGAGGTGAATCCGAATACCCGGGTAATGAACAGCCGTGGTATGTGGCTGACATATGCATTGGGAGTTGGCTTGCTTCACATTGTTTTACTCagtattcccttcttcagtgttCCTGTTGCTTGGACTTTAACAAATGTTATACATAATCTG GGGATGTATGTATTTTTGCATGCAGTAAAAGGAACACCTTTCGAAACTCCTGACCAGGGTAAAGCAAGGCTCCTAACTCATTGGGAACAACTGGACTATGGAGTACAGTTTACATCTTCACGGAAGTTTTTCACAATTTCTCCAATAATTCT ATATTTTCTGGCAAGTTTCTATACGAAGTATGATACAACTCACTTCATCCTAAACACAGCTTCTCTCCTGAGTGTGCTGATTCCCAAAATGCCACAGCTACATGGTGTTCGGATCTTTGGAATTAATAAGTATTGA